One Candidatus Zixiibacteriota bacterium DNA segment encodes these proteins:
- a CDS encoding endonuclease MutS2 produces the protein MTRFDEHTLEVLEYPKIIALLQGQCLTSYGMAEVARFAPVQDLQLIQTRMTEIAQMKDIIRFGEAFPLYRLEDIREIIARAKAEGIFIEPAEMLKVRELIEVGGGLNGYAKDERDRFPAIAGYLEKIHPFPEIRKEIVKAIDHNGSVLDSASSELKKIRIEIGESRRKIINRLERILADRHKSPGWQDDMVTQRDGRYVIPVISGQFRSDSGIIHDRSQSGATLYVEPTETVELNNQLGLLLQDERLEIDRILRHITAMIGAAADRLLQNCEIIGHLDAIHAASLFAIKTDSNRPTVSGKSHFSLRNARHPLLLYYATDKNTIIPSDLSLGNGRQAIIITGPNTGGKTVLLKTVGLLVLMAQTGLHLPADEPSEIGLFKNIFADIGDEQSIELSLSTFSSHIRQIIYAVRHSGPDSLALFDEIGAGTDPKEGAALAEGILLKMVSLGTLVIVTTHYSQLKTLPMHHPEIENASFEFDRESLQPTFRLLTGIPGSSYAVEIARRLGLPSDIADTAMQLLGKGERSLSGLIESLEKELATLKKDKVSLEERLKSAAQLEEFYRRRLSQMEQEIEKSKKEHLEELQKLLGETRLEVERLVKSIRESNASQEAVKAAHKFLKTAADKAGHLQAKHFPQKKTEETLSPGDRVTVNSLRAEGELIEITGNKARVRIGNLLSTVELSDLKKITDYTQTPAVSSTVNMRDLTAPGPELHLRGMTIEEAREALDKFLDSAIISGMKQIYVVHGKGTGALRKALSQFLKEHPTVESYRLGDWNEGGAGVTVVTLK, from the coding sequence ATGACACGATTCGATGAACATACTCTCGAGGTTCTGGAATACCCGAAGATTATTGCGCTTCTTCAGGGGCAATGTCTGACATCTTACGGGATGGCGGAGGTTGCGCGATTCGCCCCGGTGCAGGATTTGCAGTTGATTCAGACAAGGATGACCGAGATAGCGCAGATGAAAGATATCATCCGCTTCGGCGAGGCTTTTCCCCTCTATCGGCTGGAGGATATTCGGGAGATTATCGCCAGGGCAAAAGCGGAGGGAATATTTATCGAGCCGGCCGAAATGCTCAAAGTGAGGGAACTGATTGAAGTCGGCGGCGGGCTGAACGGATATGCCAAGGATGAGCGAGACAGATTCCCGGCAATTGCGGGGTATCTGGAAAAGATTCATCCCTTCCCGGAAATCAGAAAAGAGATAGTCAAGGCGATTGACCATAACGGTTCCGTTCTGGACAGCGCCTCATCAGAGTTAAAAAAAATCCGGATAGAGATTGGGGAGTCGCGGCGCAAGATTATAAACCGTCTGGAGCGGATACTTGCCGACCGGCACAAATCGCCCGGCTGGCAGGATGATATGGTAACTCAGCGCGATGGCCGGTATGTCATACCGGTGATTTCAGGGCAGTTTCGCTCTGATTCCGGGATTATTCATGACCGCTCGCAGTCGGGGGCGACCTTGTATGTCGAGCCGACCGAGACGGTGGAACTTAATAACCAGTTGGGGCTGTTGTTGCAGGATGAGCGTCTGGAAATAGACCGGATTCTTCGTCATATAACCGCCATGATTGGAGCGGCGGCCGACCGGTTGCTGCAGAACTGCGAGATAATCGGGCATCTCGATGCCATACATGCGGCGTCGCTATTCGCCATCAAGACCGATAGTAACCGCCCCACTGTCAGCGGCAAGAGTCATTTCAGTTTAAGAAATGCGCGGCATCCGTTACTTCTCTATTACGCCACCGACAAGAATACTATCATCCCCAGCGACCTTTCGCTGGGCAACGGCCGTCAGGCTATAATCATTACCGGTCCCAACACCGGCGGCAAGACGGTGCTTTTGAAAACGGTTGGCCTGCTGGTTTTAATGGCGCAGACCGGACTTCATTTACCGGCCGATGAGCCATCGGAGATTGGGCTATTCAAGAATATTTTTGCCGATATTGGCGATGAGCAATCGATTGAATTATCTCTCTCCACTTTTTCCTCGCATATCCGGCAGATAATTTACGCGGTGCGGCATTCGGGACCGGATTCTCTGGCGCTCTTTGATGAAATCGGCGCCGGCACCGACCCCAAGGAAGGGGCCGCCCTGGCGGAGGGAATTTTACTGAAGATGGTCAGCCTGGGAACGCTGGTCATTGTAACCACCCATTATTCACAGTTGAAGACACTTCCGATGCATCATCCCGAAATAGAAAACGCCTCGTTTGAATTTGACCGGGAGTCTTTGCAGCCGACCTTTCGGCTCTTGACCGGCATTCCGGGGTCATCTTATGCGGTGGAGATTGCCCGAAGGCTGGGGCTGCCGTCCGATATTGCCGACACTGCGATGCAACTACTGGGCAAGGGGGAGCGCTCCCTTTCCGGACTCATTGAATCGCTGGAGAAGGAACTGGCGACATTGAAGAAGGACAAGGTCTCACTGGAAGAGAGGCTCAAAAGTGCGGCACAGCTGGAGGAGTTTTATCGCCGCCGTCTCAGTCAGATGGAGCAGGAGATAGAGAAAAGCAAAAAGGAACATCTGGAAGAACTTCAGAAACTCCTGGGCGAAACGCGCCTGGAAGTGGAGCGATTGGTTAAGAGCATTCGGGAAAGCAACGCCTCGCAGGAGGCAGTTAAGGCGGCCCATAAATTCTTGAAAACGGCGGCGGACAAAGCGGGGCATTTGCAGGCGAAGCATTTCCCGCAGAAGAAGACGGAAGAGACACTGTCGCCGGGGGACCGGGTGACGGTCAATTCCCTTCGGGCTGAAGGGGAGTTGATTGAAATTACCGGCAACAAAGCGCGGGTAAGAATCGGCAATCTTCTGAGCACGGTGGAACTGAGCGACCTCAAGAAGATTACTGATTACACCCAGACGCCGGCGGTAAGCAGCACTGTCAATATGCGCGACTTGACCGCTCCGGGACCGGAACTTCATTTGCGGGGTATGACCATCGAAGAAGCCCGGGAAGCGCTTGATAAATTTCTTGATTCGGCTATTATATCGGGGATGAAGCAGATATATGTAGTGCATGGCAAAGGGACCGGCGCCTTGCGCAAAGCGCTCTCGCAGTTTCTGAAAGAACATCCTACAGTGGAGTCGTATCGTCTCGGGGATTGGAACGAGGGGGGCGCCGGAGTAACGGTAGTTACGCTCAAATAA
- the dnaG gene encoding DNA primase, whose amino-acid sequence MPGTISQNSIEQVRQANDIVDVIGQYLRLKKRGRNFTALCPFHVEKTPSFSVSQEKQIFHCFGCGKGGNVFTFLMEHEKLSFLDAVRLLARRAGIRLEEKRESGIAREEIEKLYYAHQVAVDYYRGQLRSSKYRDIIQDYLKRKRRLSDDSIERFQLGIAGEEWDGLLNYAIRKDLFPTDLEKAGLIQKTESGERYRDRFRYRLMIPIFNLSDKVIAFGGRALKKGDSAKYINSPETPLYSKSNVLYGLNFSRQEIRERNEVIIVEGYFDFISLYQAGIKNVVASSGTAFTSPQARLLARFADTAYLFFDSDSAGQAAALRSVDSLYDAGMEVMVMIPPPGKDPDLVAIDDGAAGIESLRQAGMPYLDFRVKDMPTGNLGIIAKEKLIKELADLAGKIGDMTRRSLFLEEASRKLGIAVENFQRLLPREKTEKTAPLIKPPRKILDIERELLALVISNPEHIDVVREKLIAEDFQGEALAKIFSLIMTIYKIHGTISQSILIDMVEDKELAAEISSMVSLEIPSGDIGTLIRDYIKKLLAFKRERLIDRLKGELALAEEAGDNATAKSIMKEIAALIQRRQD is encoded by the coding sequence ATGCCCGGAACAATATCACAAAATTCTATCGAGCAGGTGCGTCAGGCAAACGATATTGTCGATGTCATCGGCCAGTATCTCCGCCTGAAGAAAAGAGGGCGGAATTTCACGGCGCTCTGCCCGTTTCATGTGGAGAAAACTCCTTCCTTTTCGGTATCGCAGGAGAAGCAGATATTTCACTGTTTCGGGTGCGGCAAAGGGGGGAATGTTTTCACCTTCCTGATGGAGCATGAGAAACTCTCCTTTCTCGATGCCGTGCGTCTGCTGGCACGGCGCGCCGGTATTCGTCTTGAGGAAAAGAGAGAGAGCGGCATTGCCCGTGAAGAGATTGAAAAGTTGTACTATGCGCATCAGGTGGCGGTGGACTATTATCGCGGGCAGTTGCGCTCGAGCAAATACCGGGATATTATTCAGGATTATCTGAAGAGGAAACGCCGTTTGAGCGATGATTCCATCGAAAGATTTCAACTCGGCATTGCCGGAGAGGAATGGGATGGCTTATTAAACTATGCCATTCGAAAAGACCTCTTCCCTACCGACCTGGAAAAAGCGGGATTGATACAGAAGACGGAAAGCGGCGAGCGATATCGCGACCGCTTTCGCTACCGTCTGATGATACCGATTTTCAATCTCAGTGATAAGGTAATTGCTTTTGGCGGGCGGGCGCTTAAGAAAGGGGACAGCGCCAAATATATAAATTCGCCGGAGACTCCTCTCTATTCCAAAAGCAATGTCCTCTACGGGCTGAATTTCAGCCGTCAGGAAATCCGGGAAAGGAACGAAGTCATTATCGTTGAGGGATATTTTGATTTCATATCACTCTATCAAGCGGGGATAAAGAATGTGGTGGCGTCATCCGGGACGGCGTTTACTTCTCCACAGGCGCGGCTTCTGGCGCGTTTTGCGGATACGGCATATCTTTTTTTTGATTCCGATTCCGCGGGGCAGGCGGCGGCGTTGCGCTCGGTCGATTCTCTCTATGATGCCGGTATGGAGGTTATGGTTATGATTCCGCCGCCGGGAAAAGACCCGGATTTGGTGGCTATTGATGATGGAGCGGCCGGGATAGAATCGCTCAGACAAGCCGGGATGCCGTATCTCGATTTTCGGGTAAAAGATATGCCGACCGGCAACCTGGGGATTATCGCGAAGGAAAAATTGATTAAAGAACTGGCGGACCTTGCCGGGAAAATCGGCGATATGACGAGGCGTAGTCTCTTTCTTGAAGAGGCGTCCCGGAAACTGGGAATAGCGGTGGAAAATTTTCAGAGGTTACTTCCCCGGGAAAAAACGGAGAAAACGGCGCCGCTGATAAAACCACCCCGGAAAATTCTGGATATTGAGCGGGAACTTCTGGCGCTCGTTATCAGCAATCCGGAGCATATTGATGTTGTGAGGGAGAAACTGATAGCCGAAGACTTCCAGGGGGAGGCGCTGGCGAAAATCTTTTCCTTGATAATGACCATATACAAGATTCATGGCACTATATCCCAGTCCATTCTCATTGATATGGTGGAGGATAAAGAGCTCGCGGCTGAAATATCGTCAATGGTAAGTCTGGAAATACCCTCCGGCGACATTGGCACCCTGATTCGAGACTATATCAAGAAACTTCTCGCCTTCAAACGGGAGCGTCTGATTGACCGTCTCAAAGGAGAGTTGGCGCTGGCGGAAGAAGCAGGCGACAACGCCACCGCCAAGAGCATCATGAAGGAGATAGCGGCGCTGATTCAGCGGCGGCAGGATTAG